In the genome of Palaemon carinicauda isolate YSFRI2023 chromosome 15, ASM3689809v2, whole genome shotgun sequence, one region contains:
- the LOC137653988 gene encoding zinc finger protein ZFP2-like encodes MSVAKQLLQKHILTVHKRIHMKEKPYKCNVCSKKFTTKRILTVHKRIHTGEKPYKCDVCSKAFTIKESLTKHLRIHTGEKPYKCNVRSKTFTSKHNLTAHISIHTGEKPYKCNVCSK; translated from the coding sequence atgtctgtagcaaaacagtTACTACAAAAACATATTCTCACTGTACATAAAAGAATTCACATgaaagagaagccatacaaatgtaatgtctgtagcaaaaaaTTTACTACAAAACGTATTCTCACTGTACATaaaagaattcacacgggagagaagccatacaagtgcgatgtctgtagcaaagcatttaccataaaagaaagtctcactaaacatttaagaattcacacgggggagaagccatacaaatgtaatgtccgTAGTAAAACATTTACTTCAAAACACAATCTCACCGCACATATAAgtattcacacgggagagaagccatacaagtgcaatgtctgtagcaaataa
- the LOC137653987 gene encoding zinc finger protein 501-like, whose amino-acid sequence MASKSFTMKYSLTEHSIVHTGVKPYKCDVCSKTFTSKQDLTAHLKIHTGEKPYKCNVCSKSYTSKYQLIEHSRVHTGDKPYKCDVCSKAFTLKNRITAHLKVHTGEIPYKCYVCGKIFLMKHRLTEHSRVHTGEKPYKCDVCSKTFTTKQSLTKHSRVHTRENPYK is encoded by the coding sequence ATGGCTAGCAAATCATTTACTATGAAATACAGTCTCACTGAACATTCAATAGTTCACACAGGGgtgaagccatacaagtgcgatgtctgtagcaaaacatttacttcaaAACAAGATCTCACTGCACATTTaaaaattcacacgggagagaagccatataagtgcaatgtctgtagcaaatcaTATACTTCAAAATACCAGCTCATTGAACATTCAAGAGTTCATACGGGAGACaagccatacaagtgtgatgtctgtagcaaagcatttactttGAAAAACAGAATCACTGCACATTTAAAAGTTCACACAGGAGAGATTCCATACAAGTGCTATGTGTGTGGCAAAATATTTCTTATGAAACATCGTCTCACTGAACATTCaagagttcacacgggagagaagccatacaagtgcgatgtctgtagcaaaacatttactaccaAACAAAGTCTCACTAAACATTCAAGAGTTCACACGAGAGAGAACCCGTACAAGTGA